The following coding sequences lie in one Arabidopsis thaliana chromosome 3, partial sequence genomic window:
- the RTFL19 gene encoding ROTUNDIFOLIA like 19 (ROTUNDIFOLIA like 19 (RTFL19); CONTAINS InterPro DOMAIN/s: DVL (InterPro:IPR012552); BEST Arabidopsis thaliana protein match is: ROTUNDIFOLIA like 18 (TAIR:AT5G16023.1); Has 42 Blast hits to 42 proteins in 8 species: Archae - 0; Bacteria - 0; Metazoa - 0; Fungi - 0; Plants - 42; Viruses - 0; Other Eukaryotes - 0 (source: NCBI BLink).) produces the protein MESIMSLKRKEKKSQSRRLGKYLKEQKGRIYIIRRCVMMLLCSHD, from the coding sequence ATGGAAAGCATCATGAGCttgaagagaaaggagaagaaatccCAAAGTAGAAGACTCGGGAAATATCTGAAAGAACAAAAGGGGAGGATCTACATCATTAGAAGATGTGTGATGATGCTCCTTTGTTCGcatgattaa
- a CDS encoding Late embryogenesis abundant protein (LEA) family protein (Late embryogenesis abundant protein (LEA) family protein; BEST Arabidopsis thaliana protein match is: Late embryogenesis abundant protein (LEA) family protein (TAIR:AT5G38760.1); Has 213 Blast hits to 189 proteins in 38 species: Archae - 0; Bacteria - 0; Metazoa - 9; Fungi - 12; Plants - 190; Viruses - 0; Other Eukaryotes - 2 (source: NCBI BLink).), which translates to MDNKQNASYQAGQATGQTKEKAGGMMDKAKDAAASAQDSLQQTGQQMKEKAQGAADVVKDKTGMNKSH; encoded by the exons ATGGACAACAAGCAAAACGCGAGCTACCAAGCCGGTCAAGCCACTGGCCAGACtaag GAGAAGGCCGGTGGAATGATGGACAAGGCCAAGGATGCTGCTGCTTCAGCTCAAGACTCCTTGCAACAG ACTGGACAACAAATGAAGGAGAAGGCGCAAGGAGCTGCTGATGTCGTCAAGGACAAGACCGGCATGAACAAAAGCCACTAA
- a CDS encoding Pentatricopeptide repeat (PPR) superfamily protein (Pentatricopeptide repeat (PPR) superfamily protein; CONTAINS InterPro DOMAIN/s: Pentatricopeptide repeat (InterPro:IPR002885); BEST Arabidopsis thaliana protein match is: Pentatricopeptide repeat (PPR) superfamily protein (TAIR:AT5G15980.1); Has 7105 Blast hits to 3955 proteins in 104 species: Archae - 0; Bacteria - 0; Metazoa - 3; Fungi - 4; Plants - 7071; Viruses - 0; Other Eukaryotes - 27 (source: NCBI BLink).), whose amino-acid sequence MRYQWRSLLFRSYRSSPRPFLSHHSRFQVISNSTRSFSSFLHERFGVQQRQCLFALRSPLASSVSRRFSSESAIEEKLPAETVVIDVFSRLNGKDEITKELDSNDVVISHELALRVLRELESSPDVAGRFFKWGLEAYPQKLSSKSYNTMLRIFGVNGLVDEFWRLVDDMKKKGHGVSANVRDRVGDKFKKDGLENDLERLKELFASGSMDNSVDKVCNRVCKIVMKEVWGADVEKQLRDLKLEFKSDVVKMVLEKLDVDPRKALLFFRWIDESGSFKHDEKTYNAMARVLGKEKFLDRFQHMIEEIRSAGYEMEMETYVRVSARFCQTKMIKEAVELFEFAMAGSISNTPTPHCCSLLLKKIVTAKKLDMDLFTRTLKAYTGNGNVVPDVMLQHVLKSLRSVDRFGQSNEVLKAMNEGGYVPSGDLQSVIASGLSRKGKKDEANELVNFMEASGNHLDDKAMASLVEGHCDAKDLEEASECFKKMIGKEGVSYAGYAFEKLVLAYCNSFQARDVYKLFSELVKQNQLKPWHSTYKIMVRNLLMKKVARDGGFEEALSLLPMMRNHGFPPFVDPFMDYLSNSGTSAEAFAFLKAVTSKKFPSNSMVLRVFEAMLKSARHSEAQDLLSMSPSYIRRNAEVLELFNTMKPEKCSLEKPLPAPAQIEA is encoded by the coding sequence ATGAGGTATCAATGGCGATCGCTTCTTTTCCGGAGCTACCGTTCGTCTCCTCGTCCATTTCTTTCTCATCACTCGCGGTTCCAGGTAATCTCCAATTCGACTcgatctttctcttctttcctccACGAACGTTTTGGAGTGCAACAAAGACAGTGTCTTTTTGCCTTGCGATCGCCATTGGCGAGCTCTGTTAGCCGACGCTTTTCATCTGAGTCTGCGATAGAAGAGAAACTTCCTGCTGAGACTGTTGTGATTGATGTTTTTAGCAGATTGAATGGTAAGGATGAGATTACGAAAGAGCTGGATTCGAATGATGTTGTGATTAGCCATGAATTAGCATTGAGAGTTCTGAGGGAACTTGAATCAAGCCCTGATGTTGCGGGGAGGTTTTTCAAATGGGGTTTGGAGGCTTATCCTCAAAAACTTTCTTCCAAGAGTTATAACACGATGCTGCGTATTTTTGGTGTTAATGGATTAGTTGATGAGTTTTGGAGGTTGGTTGAtgatatgaagaagaaagggcaTGGTGTTTCAGCTAATGTTAGGGACAGAGTCGGTGACAAGTTTAAGAAAGATGGACTAGAAAATGATTTGGAGAGGCTGAAAGAGCTATTTGCTTCAGGTTCTATGGATAACTCTGTTGACAAGGTTTGCAATAGGGTGTGTAAGATTGTGATGAAGGAAGTGTGGGGTGCTGATGTAGAGAAACAGCTAAGGGATTTGAAGCTCGAGTTTAAAAGTGATGTGGTAAAGATGGTTTTGGAAAAACTTGACGTGGATCCGAGGAAAGCTTTGTTGTTCTTTAGGTGGATTGATGAGTCTGGAAGTTTTAAACATGATGAGAAGACGTATAATGCTATGGCCAGGGTTTTAGGGAAAGAGAAGTTTCTTGATAGGTTTCAGCACATGATAGAAGAAATTAGGAGTGCTGGTTACGAGATGGAAATGGAGACTTATGTTAGGGTTTCAGCAAGGTTCTGTCAGACTAAAATGATTAAAGAAGCTGTTGAGTTGTTTGAGTTTGCAATGGCAGGTAGCATTAGCAACACACCCACCCCACACTGCTGCAGTTTACTGCTCAAGAAAATTGTCACTGCAAAGAAATTGGACatggacttatttacaagaaCTTTGAAAGCTTATACTGGGAATGGCAACGTTGTGCCGGATGTTATGCTGCAACATGTCCTCAAGTCTTTGAGAAGCGTTGATAGGTTTGGACAGAGCAACGAGGTGTTGAAAGCGATGAACGAAGGTGGATATGTTCCTAGCGGTGATTTGCAGAGTGTGATTGCATCAGGACTTAGTCGTAAGGGCAAGAAAGATGAAGCAAACGAACTTGTGAACTTTATGGAAGCTTCTGGAAACCATTTAGATGATAAAGCAATGGCATCTTTAGTTGAAGGGCACTGTGATGCTAAAGATCTCGAAGAAGCTTCAGAGTGTTTCAAGAAGATGATTGGGAAAGAGGGAGTCTCTTATGCAGGTTATGCATTTGAGAAGTTGGTACTTGCTTATTGCAACAGTTTTCAGGCAAGAGATGTATACAAGCTTTTCAGTGAGCTAGTGAAACAAAATCAGTTGAAACCTTGGCACAGTACATACAAAATTATGGTGAGGAATctgttgatgaagaaggtaGCAAGAGATGGTGGGTTTGAAGAAGCTTTGAGTCTTCTACCTATGATGAGAAATCACGGGTTCCCTCCTTTCGTGGACCCGTTCATGGATTACTTATCGAATAGTGGAACAAGCGCAGAGGCTTTCGCTTTTCTGAAGGCTGTGACTTCAAAGAAGTTTCCATCTAATTCAATGGTTCTGCGTGTATTCGAAGCTATGTTGAAGTCTGCAAGGCATAGTGAAGCTCAGGATTTACTGTCTATGTCCCCAAGTTATATCCGTCGCAATGCAGAAGTTCTAGAACTTTTCAATACCATGAAACCTGAAAAATGTTCTTTAGAGAAACCTTTGCCTGCTCCTGCTCAAATTGAAGCTTAA